In Heteronotia binoei isolate CCM8104 ecotype False Entrance Well chromosome 4, APGP_CSIRO_Hbin_v1, whole genome shotgun sequence, a genomic segment contains:
- the HDHD2 gene encoding haloacid dehalogenase-like hydrolase domain-containing protein 2: MAGRRALKAVLVDLSGTLHVEDSAVLGAQEALKRLRSAPVTIRFVTNTTKECKKDLLERLKKLDFDIPEDEIFTSLTAARNLLEEKRVRPLLLVEESALRDFRGLDTSDPNAVVIGLAPEHFNYQTMNKVFRLILDGAPLIAVHKARYYKRKDGLALGPGPFVTGLEYATDTRATVVGKPERTFFLEALRGTGCAPEETIMIGDDCRDDVGGAQNAGMLGILVKTGKYRQGDEGKVNPPPYLTCESFPQAVDHILHHLL; this comes from the exons ATGGCAGGCCGGCGTGCACTCAAAGCCGTTTTGGTGGATCTCAGCGGGACGCTTCATGTCGAGGATTCAGCCGTGCTGGGGGCCCAGGAAGCTCTGAAAAG GCTGCGCAGTGCTCCGGTCACCATCAGGTTTGTGACCAACACGACCAAGGAGTGCAAGAAGGACTTGCTGGAGAGGCTGAAGAAACTCGACTTCGACATTCCGGAAGATGAGATTTTCACATCTCTCACGGCGGCCAGAAACCTCCTGGAGGAGAAGCGGGTCCGGCCTTTGCTGCTTGTGGAAGAAAGCGCCCTACGGGATTTCAGAG GGCTTGATACAAGTGACCCCAATGCTGTCGTGATAGGGTTGGCTCCGGAACACTTCAATTATCAAACGATGAATAAGGTTTTCCG CCTCATCCTCGACGGGGCTCCCCTCATAGCCGTACATAAAGCTCGATATTACAAGAGGAAAGATGGTCTCGCTCTTGGCCCTGGGCCGTTTGTGACCGGATTAGAATACGCCACCGACACCCGGGCTACTGTTGTGGGGAAACCAGAGCGAACGTTCTTCTTGGAAGCCTTGCGTGGGACCGGCTGTGCCCCAGAGGAAACCATCATGATTGGCGAT GACTGCAGGGACGATGTTGGTGGCGCGCAGAATGCTGGCATGCTGGGTATCCTGGTCAAGACCG GCAAATACCGCCAAGGCGATGAAGGCAAAGTCAACCCTCCCCCGTACTTGACTTGCGAGAGCTTCCCCCAGGCTGTAGACCATATCCTCCACCATCTATTGTGA
- the IER3IP1 gene encoding immediate early response 3-interacting protein 1: MAFTLYSLLQAALLFVNAIAVLHEERFLRRIGWGTDQGIGGFGEEPGIKAQLMNLIRSVRTVMRVPLIGVNSVTIVLLLLFG, from the exons ATGGCCTTCACGCTGTACTCGCTGCTGCAGGCCGCGCTGCTCTTCGTCAACGCCATCGCGGTGCTCCACGAAGAGCGCTTCCTCCGCAGGA TCGGCTGGGGAACAGACCAAGGTATCGGAGGATTTGGAGAAGAACCGGGGATTAAAGCACAATTAATGAACCTTATCCGATCTGTACGAACAGTTATGAGAG TGCCGTTAATTGGCGTGAACAGCGTAACGATTGTGTTGCTTCTCTTGTTTGGTTGA